The Panicum hallii strain FIL2 chromosome 9, PHallii_v3.1, whole genome shotgun sequence genome has a window encoding:
- the LOC112873080 gene encoding uncharacterized protein LOC112873080: MGAEGGWKQELSMRVVWATMVVAVQSSCARQRRPGHCFLDKFTRWIEVKPIIKPSSQEAVKFFLDIVYRFGVPNTIITDNGTNFKGKKFLDSANGYGIRIDWASVGHPCTNGQVERANGMVLQGLKPHIFDQLNKFARGWVQELPAIL; this comes from the exons ATGGGGGCTGAGGGAGGCTGGAAGCAGGAGCTCAGTATGAGGGTGGTGTGGGCGACAATGGTGGTCGCCGTGCAGAGCTCGTGCGCGAGGCAGAGGAGGCCTGGGCACTGCTTTC TGGACAAATTCACAAGGTGGATTGAGGTGAAACCGATCATCAAGCCCAGCTCCCAAGAAGCCGTCAAGTTTTTCCTGGACATCGTCTATCGATTCGGTgtgcccaacaccatcatcacagacaatGGGACCAACTTCAAAGGCAAGAAGTTCTTGGATTCCGCTAACGGGTATGGGATCAGGATCGACTGGGCATCGGTCGGACACCCGTGCACCAATGGGCAGGTGGAGAGGGCGAATGGCATGGTCCTCCAGGGACTCAAGCCTCACATCTTTGACCAGCTTAACAAGTTTGCTAGAGGGTGGGTCCAGGAGCTCCCAGCCATCCTCTAG